In Scophthalmus maximus strain ysfricsl-2021 chromosome 5, ASM2237912v1, whole genome shotgun sequence, the sequence TACATGGCTGGGGCGTTTAAAGTCAATATGCGGAATTGAGGATGTAGTTGAAAGCTGTGAACAACTACTTTAAAGCGAGGTCCTGCTTCTCGGCAAATGTCGCCTAATCACGGAAAAACATGCTTACTGGTATatttgtgatgtcatcgtgtCGCATTTACTCTCCTACATTCTGTGCTCACAGCTCACCCGTCTCCCGCTATGGCCAAGTTTAGTCATGTGCTTTAGCTCTAGGAATAGTCGTGGCTGTTCCACATTTCTTCCATTTAAGAGACTGTTGAGGCCACTGTGCTCTCTGGAACCTTTAAATGCAGCAGTTTAATTTTCACGTTGTGAAGCCTTCTTCAGTTCTGTGCCTCGACACAATCCcgtctctgagctctgcaggatgttggtttttttgctctgaCCTGCATCGTCAGCTTTGAGATCTGTTAATGTGGACGGAGCCCCCTGCAGAGGAACAGGTCGTAAGTTGCCTAAACCGCTCAAAATCCGGTCGCACTGCAGTGCCGTCAGGAAAACCCGTTTTTCAACAATACTTTAAATAGCCACACTGGTGGAAAGCACCGGACGGGACAGATTGAGGCTCTTTTGTGTCATCTGTCCCGTCCTCACTTGACACAGATTTGCTCCAGGGAAAGGATTAACCTCCATTATGTCATTAAGCAGcagcttttttgggggggaaaaaacaatatgtGATGCTCCAATGATGGACGTCGTTATTCCTCACCTTTTCAATTTTCTCGTCCAACATCCTGAAGAATTCCTGCTGACTCTCGGAGGAGTGGATGCTCCTGCAGGGAGACGTGTGTAAAGCGGGTCAGAGCCGTGCAGTGTAACTCTACAGCacacatgtaaatgtatgtCGGTGATATTTGAACGTGCCAAACGGCCTCGTCAGTCAGCGACACTTACAGGATCTTATCGTTTCCGTTCGATCCTGTGTCGTCCGTATGTTGGCCTCTCCCAAGGAGAGCACTTTTCTCCTGCGGGacaccaaacaaataaatgtttttcttgttctataccattttacaaaatggaaaacatggcctgagattttttttaaacaacaacacagtaacTAAAAAACTCTACGATTGACAGATAATTTCTTATTTGTGGTTATTAAACATAGCTGTTAATATAGTGTGAACTAATTAAAATTTGTCTCTAAAAGTGTCTGTTATGAATAGAAACTGCACTAATCAGATGTCtaaatattatgtttttgtcATGACATAGATTGATGACAAATTTACTTTTTTGGCTGCATTAAAGGCTGTACATTCCAaatcacagagagaaagaaaacagtaaaATCACACACGGTGCTGTCCTGGCCGTCCACTCCACCATCTTCTCCACTGATGTACTTGACTCTCTCCACTCCTTTCATCTTGTACTCATCTGTGACAGTGGGAGACAGATAGGCAGAAAGGAGGCACATCTCTTATTAACACTGTAGCAACTGTAGAGGCGAGTGGCGGGCGCACAAACCACTCACAGCCGCTCTGATCAGCGCAGTCCTCCGGGTTTAATAGTTCTCACAGTTCAGCACTTGGCAAAGTAATTATGTGCTTGAATTCTCATGCTGCAGACCAAATCCCCTCTTAACAGTGGCTGGCAAGCGGCAGACACATGAGCCGCCAGTCTGGTTTTTGTGAGcggcccccccctcctccacgcCACTCCCACGCACttacacaggaaatgaaaatagaGATACGATGCGTGGTAACAATGTTCTGATGGGCACATAGAGCCGCAGCACGTCACGTTAATGCTGCGTCGATTTGAATATTGCAGCTCAGAGTTGTTTACACCTTATTGttcatctgcagcagctgtaaTATCTGAAATAAGCGTGTGAGATTAACCTATTAACCTACATTAGTTAAACCCCTGTGATGGGCAACGTTTGTCTCATAGATGAGAGTATCACACCTCTCTTTAAAGGGGctatatgtttgttttctcttccgtcaaacttgttgtttttttccagagtggGAGGAGGTGATGCTTCAGTCATCGTGACAGGACAAGAGTTTATAATAGGTGTGTAAAAGGCTCCTAGATTACCTAATATGGACATTTACTGCCCTCTGCCCTTGTTTATAACACTgcttgttgctgtgtgtgtttgtatgtgtgtttgtgtgtgtgtgtgtgtgtgtgtgtgctaataTTTGTCAGACCCAAATCTTTCTGTTAGCAATTGTTTGGCTTATTTCTGTGTGGGGAGCCTAATAATATTTAGTTTGCTGTTCCTCAATTCTGTGTAGTGTCTTGAATTAGAACATAGTGATGTGTGGTTTAACAAATGCGGCATTTATGCAATAAGTCACGTTTCCCATTACTGCCCATAAAGGTAAGTGACTttcaaaatgtactttaaagTGGTAATCTTGAGTTGTCACTTAATTTGCTGTTGATTGCCTAAGCTCTGATTGATTTggatatttgattattattagggTAAATTTACTTCTGACTGAATATGCTATTGCTTATGTCCCTTTGCATAGAACCCtacactgaacaacaacaagacaaatgGAGTGTGGTGATAGTAAGCGATAGCTCACAACGTTCCTGCAAGATTGATTAGTAAACAGTTGTTAATGCCGATGTTTCTATGTAGCAAAAGCGAAATTTGTCAAGATTTgttgattttctctcttttaaaataatatcCAATACTGCAGATATTAGGATTTAGagtgttggtcagacaaaacaatacaagaCTCTGGGATTGGATGGATGAATTGtgagagacatttttaaagacCAAACAATTACTCAAAATCATTCCCAGATTTTTTGATAGTGAAATTAACTCTCATTTGCAGCTCTCGACCCGATCCATCTTAAATATGATGGTGGCGTCTTATTTACTCTTACTGTTTGACCTTTCATGTGCACCGGCCTTTAATACAGCACTCATTACCGGGCCCATCACTATCTGACGACATCAGGACCTGAGAACTTCACAATTATAAATAAGTAGTTAAGTTATGTGCAGTCTGGTGTGGATCTATAGTTATTATTTGCACTGTGTATGTATGCAAACGTTTGGATTGGActtctgtgtgtgcagactgACCGGAGTGGAGGTCCCCGTTGATGTAGGCTTTACTCTGGCTCTCCTCACCGTTTGGCACGGCAGACACCTGCTTGGCCGAGGTGCagcccatctcctcctcttcagctgctctcctcctcagccctgGGCATGACGGGCACGCCTGGGGACAGGGGTGAGGATGGCAGGTGAATGTGGTTAGATCCAGGGTGTTCACAAACTTATTTTAGTGGGCACCAAGCAgcagggaaaaagaagaagaaaaaagcctcAGATCTCAGACAGGCCTATTGATCCGTCTCTGGGGAAATCATCTGAGGAGCATCTGTGGGGGTGGCCCCCTCTGATCATCACACCCACCAGGACAACCCTCTTTACAGGAAAGAAAGCGAACTACTCTTCGTCTGGCAAAGGGAGGAATCCCCTGGACTCCGGCATGTGAAccaatcattttcataatcaattagTCATGAAGTGCCCCGCCCTAGGATTAAAACACAACGCAGGCATCTCGGGGCGACTCGCGGAAAGACAACACAGGTCGTCGGTGCTGCCGGGCTGTTCGTGAGTCCCGCACACGCCGGTCTGGGGGCGACGTGCGCACGGCGGTGCCAGCTGCACCGCAACAATGAGGCCTTTCACGCAGTCCGGGTGCCACTGTGCCAAGACGCCGGCTCGGAGGATTAAACTGCTCCCGTCTGCATCCCTATATATCGGCCTGTGCGCTCCCATTAACAGCGCATTAGACCAATACCCTTGATTGGAGACTTTGGGTGTTTTGCATGAGGTTCTGTGATGTGATCGATCCCCACATGGCCGGGTCCGATCGCGGACGCACAGCGGAGTGTCAGCTGCAGagtcagctgctgctcacacatcacctcatcctcctcggcATCACCTCACATGTGCACATTAATGTTTAGGTCAAATAAAAGCTGCAACTTGCATCCTGTTCACGGGGATTCCCTCCCCCTTCCTTCACTTTGagggaagaaaataatgaacacgAGAAGTCAGaatacatgtattattattattattattattattattattattattacgtaGCTGCAAAATGTCACCCACGGTCTCGTTTCACGCCACATCGCGGTAAAGAGGGTATCGACGACGCAGCCATCGCCCCGCCAGCAGGAGCCGCCGGGGCGATCGGCGCACAAGACCGGGGGCCAGATAAACAAACAATGGGTTGCGACGGAGAAATGTACCTCTGTGGTTCCTCCATGGTGCAGGGTTCCTTCCTCAGGTTCGGGtcgcgggggagggggggaggctTCACTCCAGACAGAGGAGCCGCACAGACCGAGGCTGCTCCTCTCGGCTCGACGCGGGCACCCGCAGCGGTGCAGCTGCAGTCAGTCCGTCTGCCAGCTGTCTGGTCGGACCGCTGCTGGAGCTCATGGCCTGGTCACGGTGGGAGAGTGATCCGAGCAGCGCCCGCTGAGGAGAACACACCGCCGCGAGTCGAACGACTGCGAATACGACTGActatgtgttttctctctctctctctcatgaatTACTACTATTCGCAGAACCTTAAAACAATCCACATCTCCCCGTGCGGGTTCAGCGGCGtccccttcctctttctccctgcgATGGAAATCTGACTGcgatgttgtattttttttttttttttttttttgcagttgccaCTCGGGCCTATTTCACAGACGCACCGGAGCACCGCGCACTTCCGTCCAGCTCTTTCCTGCCTCCTCATCGGAAGTTGACAGATTGTgttgacacacgcacacaaagttGTCGAAGTTGACTCCACCCGGACAATAAGAGACAGTCGACGCCGCCGGACTCCGACCTACACCGGTATGATTTTATCGACGACGATCGTCCGCGTGGCGGACGGACTCCCGCTGTCTGCGTCCATACAGGAGGACGAACAGGTATGAATGAGACGTAGCTTCCGCACGTCGCCTTTGTGTTCGTGCAAAACTCCGTTCAGAAATTACCGATGTTTAATGACGACTATCTTATCCGCAAAGGTGTAAACAGACCGCCCCGAAACAAATCTGATG encodes:
- the zgc:55943 gene encoding uncharacterized protein C1orf21 homolog is translated as MGCTSAKQVSAVPNGEESQSKAYINGDLHSDEYKMKGVERVKYISGEDGGVDGQDSTEKSALLGRGQHTDDTGSNGNDKILSIHSSESQQEFFRMLDEKIEKGRDYCSEEEDMT